From a region of the Daphnia magna isolate NIES linkage group LG1, ASM2063170v1.1, whole genome shotgun sequence genome:
- the LOC116936131 gene encoding translocating chain-associated membrane protein 1 translates to MVVKPRKTSSKNPPILSHEFVIQNHADIVSCVAMVFVVGLMFQTTQPLASIFIAMHHNATPVEELTYGQEMTYTTGLKDLCAVFFYTLIGVVVHAVIQEYILDKIKTKLHLSKVKQSKFNESGQLLLFYVVAVLWGGDVIFREGLLFNVSALWRDYPNIAMTFMFKFFFIVQMAYWLHCYPELYFQKVKREDMPARITYATIYLVTIAAAYAMNFTRLALCLLVLHYAAETVFHVARLIHFADKPSIAAKAFSVWNTLFVVTRLASIILSVSTFWFGLADNESVSFVVRVSGLAAVVSLQVYMLQRFLTFHLSRRREASRLTATAEAEAKKAKQDKKAKKAREAASKKSTEEKEISELPEVDQNTSKSLRQRGAAKSK, encoded by the exons atggttGTGAAGCCGCGCAAAACCTCGTCCAAAAACCCCCCAATTCTAAGCCATGAATTCGTGATTCAGAATCATGCCGATATTGTCTCATGTGTTGCGATGGTTTTTGTCGTCGGTCTGATGTTCCAG ACCACCCAGCCACTTGCTTCAATCTTTATTGCGATGCATCACAATGCGACACCTGTTGAAGAACTAACATATGGACAAGAAATGACTTACACAACAGGTCTTAAGGATCTTTGTGCCGTGTTCTTTTACACTCTTATTGGGGTTGTTGTTCACGCTGTTATTCAGGAATACATTCTAGAT AAAATCAAGACCAAGCTTCATCTATCAAAAGTCAAGCAGAGCAAGTTCAATGAATCTGGACAGTTGCTTCTCTTCTACGTTGTGGCTGTCCTTTGGGGTGGAGACGTCATCTTCCGTGAAGGACTCCTCTTTAACGTTTCAGCCCTTTGGAGGGACTATCCCAACATTGCCATGACTTTcatgttcaaatttttcttcattgttCAAATGGCTTACTGGCTTCACTGCTACCCAGAGCTGTATTTCCAGAAGGTCAAGCGTGAAGATATGCCAGCAAGAATCACATATGCCACAATCTACCTGGTTACCATCGCCGCTGCTTACGCAATGAACTTTACTCGACTCGCTCTCTGCCTTCTCGTCCTCCACTATGCGGCCGAGACGGTTTTCCATGTCGCTCGTCTGATTCATTTCGCCGATAAACCTTCCATCGCCGCCAAAG CATTCTCCGTTTGGAACACCTTGTTTGTTGTCACTCGCCTTGCTTCCATCATCCTGTCCGTTTCAACCTTTTGGTTTGGTCTGGCCGACAATGAATCGGTTAGCTTTGTTGTCCGAGTTTCTGGATTGGCTGCTGTAGTCTCCCTCCAAGTTTACATGCTCCAACGCTTCTTGACTTTCCATTTGAGCCGACGTCGTGAAGCTTCCCGATTGACGGCCACTGCCGAGGCTGAGGCTAAGAAGGCCAAACAGGACAAGAAGGCTAAGAAGGCTCGTGAAGCGGCTAGCAAGAAGAGCACAGAAGAGAAGGAAATTAGCGAATTGCCTGAAGTTGACCAAAACACCAGCAAGAGCTTGCGCCAACGCGGAGCTGCAAAgtccaaataa
- the LOC116919458 gene encoding meiosis-specific nuclear structural protein 1 encodes MSHRDSQNKFLSRKLSTATAEDLKNEAFRRKIIESSIEIRELESKLKMAYILKERKKQLDEKESLRVMEKQNTLQEREEMEKQLKLDHELEIRKLLYEKWKKEKYCQELVKQAQQYRAAKQLEMMEERQLDDMYLQEILMAELRRERQEREDRERKKRRLAEELDHCIRLQNQWKAIQKFIEMEEDRLVEECQLQRRRLSQMQQQERKEKAEKLAAIRHRLQKALEVEERRRREREELWIEYGCEEKEELENKKAEELEKMTQAQRIKWNEDMAEQLRQLELKKKAQKEEELNERLWMLEQAALEEKAEREAAERRHKDLTQWQKEQAALLEERRQLKKLEFAEKEEERRMEELRQQVEDEAIAEERRRILEQHAPLLIGFLPPGLFRNMAEMSSLPENIQAQFRRHVPIQDDPDLW; translated from the exons ATGAGCCACAGGGATTCGCAGAACAAGTTTCTGTCACGGAAACTGTCAACTGCTACAGCCGAAGATCTTAAAAATGAAGCGTTCAG GCGTAAAATTATCGAAAGTAGCATTGAAATCAGAGAGCTAGAATCCAAATTGAAAATGGCGTACATactgaaagagagaaagaagcaACTGGATGAGAAGGAATCATTGAGGGTGATGGAGAAG CAAAACACATTacaagaaagagaagaaatggaaaagcAGCTCAAACTGGACCATGAATTAGAAATTAGGAAGCTTCTGTATGAGAAGTGGAAGAAGGAAAAGTATTGCCAAGAGCTGGTGAAACAAGCCCAACAGTACAGGGCTGCCAAGCAGCTTGAGATGATGGAGGAGCGGCAATTGGATGACATGTATCTGCAAGAGATCCTCATGGCTGAACTGAGAAGAGAGCGACA GGAACGAGAAGATCGAGAGCGAAAGAAGCGTCGCCTAGCAGAAGAATTAGACCATTGTATCAGATTGCAGAATCAATGGAAAGCCATCCAGAAGTTTATTGAAATGGAGGAAGATAGATTAGTTGAAGAATGCCAACTCCAACGACGTCGCTTGAGTCAAATGCAGCAGcaagaaaggaaagagaaagcCGAGAAACTTGCTGCTATCCGCCATCGGCTTCAAAAGGCTTTAGAAGTCGAGGAG CGCCGGCGTCGTGAAAGAGAAGAGTTATGGATCGAATACGGTTGTGAAGAGAAGGAAGAACTGGAGAACAAAAAAGCTGAAGAATTAGAGAAGATGACTCAAGCCCAACGAATCAAATGGAATGAAGATATGGCTGAACAATTGCGCCAGCTCGAGCTTAAGAAGAAAGcgcagaaagaagaagaacttaaCGAACGTTTATGG ATGCTGGAGCAAGCTGCGTTGGAGGAAAAGGCTGAACGAGAGGCCGCTGAACGAAGACACAAGGATCTTACGCAATGGCAGAAAGAACAGGCGGCCTTACTCGAAGAGCGACGTCAGCTGAAGAAATTGGAATTCGCCGAGAAGGAGGAAGAACGACGCATGGAAGAATTGCGTCAACAGGTCGAAGACGAAGCGATCGCAGAGGAACGAAGAAGAATCTTGGAGCAACACGCTCCGCTATTGATTGGTTTCTTGCCACCTGGTCTGTTCCGGAACATGGCAGAAATGAGTTCCCTACCTGAAAACATCCAGGCCCAGTTCCGTCGGCACGTCCCGATTCAAGACGATCCAGATTTATGGTAA
- the LOC116920886 gene encoding cuticle protein 6.4, with the protein MKNRFVFFAVLLLTLAAVLNGVSCDEGQQGAAVRSEGGGEAQGRHLGGILGSLIGGAAYGYGYPGQYGYGGYPPSYGGYHGFVPHSAYGGYGYQPFGYGGFGGYAPYGYNGPYYG; encoded by the exons ATGAAGAATCGATTCGTTTTCTTCGCTGTTTTGTTG ttGACGTTGGCAGCTGTTTTGAATGGCGTCTCTTGCGATGAAGGACAGCAAGGAGCAGCCGTGAGATCCGAAGGTGGCGGTGAAGCTCAAGGAAGACATTTGGGAGGAATTCTAGGAAGTTTGATTGGTGGAGCTGCTTACGGGTACGGCTATCCCGGCCAATATGG ATATGGAGGATACCCGCCCTCTTATGGTGGATACCATGGGTTTGTGCCTCATAGTGCCTACGGTGGCTATGGCTATCAGCCTTTTGGTTATGGTGGTTTTGGTGGTTATGCACCTTACGGCTACAACGG GCCGTATTATGGTTAA
- the LOC116936132 gene encoding glycine-rich cell wall structural protein, producing MFYVTQWILVTVAVCWSTASAEERSAASSDQQPAGRNLLGGFGSILGGGGGGFGTGVGGFGGASAFPSYGGLSSPYSSGSLYGSQAAIGYNQQSLYGQQAVAGYPSSAFGGQQQFGGAGLGGFGASYPGGFGSAGYGQQGFGGGSLYGASGYPSYGVGSFPGFGGSGFGAAGGFPASLYGQQSGLYGQYGQQSPYGQYGLYNQQSLYGQSAFNPYGYGSQQRPYRSSSDASSSSYEGGDSAANERQ from the exons atgTTTTACGTCACTCAGTGGATTTTG GTGACTGTGGCGGTGTGTTGGAGCACAGCATCGGCCGAGGAAAGGTCAGCTGCTAGTAGTGACCAACAGCCTGCGGGGAGGAATCTTTTGGGCGGATTCGGAAGCATTTtaggtggtggtggtggtggtttCGGTACGGGGGTAGGAGGATTCGGAGGAGCATCCGCATTTCCATCCTACGGGGGTTTGAGTTCACCGTATTCTTCCGGCTCGCTGTACGGCAGCCAAGCGGCAATCGGCTACAACCAGCAGAGCCTTTACGGCCAACAGGCTGTGGCTGGCTATCCATCGTCAGCTTTCGGCGGCCAGCAACAGTTCGGTGGTGCCGGACTGGGAGGATTTGGTGCCTCCTATCCAGGAGGTTTCGGCAGCGCTGGTTACGGACAGCAAGGATTCGGTGGTGGATCACTTTACGGAGCTAGTGGATATCCCAGTTACGGAGTTGGAAGTTTCCCAGGTTTCGGTGGCTCAGGTTTCGGTGCTGCAGGAGGTTTTCCGGCGAGTCTTTATGGCCAGCAGAGTGGACTCTACGGTCAATACGGCCAACAAAGCCCTTACGGACAGTACGGCCTCTACAATCAACAGAGTCTGTACGGTCAGAGTGCTTTCAATCCCTACGGCTACGGCAGCCAACAGCGGCCTTATCGTTCATCCTCGGATGCGTCATCTTCTTCCTATGAAGGCGGAGATTCTGCAGCCAATGAACGAcaataa